One part of the Glycine soja cultivar W05 chromosome 11, ASM419377v2, whole genome shotgun sequence genome encodes these proteins:
- the LOC114373602 gene encoding uncharacterized protein LOC114373602 codes for MNTSSAFDKENAKGKEKCNCCSYCDRAFDNYEGLEDHKKMHEAEFKRLVNQSNPFHNSMDITKPIFGYGNVSMKTLYGGTTINPCVTKGNCYGDNNRGDHNSLFMTSSYSFTRTNNASLVASLPNKEIDPCVMKGNCYGGNSRGDHNSLFMPSNYSFTSSNNASLVAPIPTKGIPCVTKGNCYGGNSQGDRNSLFIPPNYSFTRTNNESLVATIPTKGTIPFSQYVNHPIYMGSSNNYIGHTPSASSGISHQFDASNSQFFIDDFTIPFRSKFQNIKPNGSHLPYPISVRNPSLPGYHMTERGLSIFPYSIKPFFVDTQTHSISLNNIHQIYERVKKHNRDEVQEKSSMMNPPKRPNINYGPLVCHEREMLQKNESLFSTKDAKLKAIGAIVFNDEGKIGSTSESKNNTKEQEDDDLDLSLHL; via the exons ATGAATACTTCTTCAGCTTTCGATAAAGAAAATGCTAAGGGGAAAGAGAAATGCAATTGTTGCTCTTATTGTGacagagcatttgacaattatgAAGGTCTTGAAGatcataaaaaaatgcatgaagCTGAGTTTAAGCGACTTGTCAATCAAAGCAATCCTTTTCATAATTCAATGGATATCACCAAGCCCATTTTTGGTTATGGAAATGTCTCAATGAAAACTTTGTATGGAGGTACAACAATCAATCCTTGTGTAACAAAAG GAAATTGTTATGGTGACAATAACAGAGGAGACCATAATTCATTGTTCATGACTTCAAGTTATTCTTTTACAAGAACCAACAATGCATCCTTGGTAGCGTCACTTCCAAATAAGGAGATTGATCCTTGTGTAATGAAAG GAAATTGTTATGGTGGTAATAGCCGAGGAGACCATAATTCATTGTTCATGCCATCAAATTATTCTTTTACAAGTAGCAACAATGCATCCTTGGTAGCGCCAATTCCAACTAAGGGGATTCCTTGTGTAACAAAAG GAAATTGTTATGGTGGTAATAGCCAAGGAGATCGTAATTCATTGTTCATACCTCCAAATTATTCTTTTACAAGAACCAACAATGAATCCTTGGTAGCAACAATTCCAACTAAAGGGACCATTCCTTTTTCTCAGTATGTGAACCATCCAATTTATATGGGTTCCTCTAATAATTATATAGGTCACACACCAAGTGCAAGTTCTGGTATAAGTCATCAATTTGATGCTAGCAATTCgcaattttttattgatgattttacCATACCTTTTAGAAGcaaatttcaaaatatcaaACCTAATGGTAGCCATCTTCCATATCCAATCTCTGTTAGAAATCCTTCTTTACCAGGTTATCACATGACTGAACGTGGTTTATCCATATTCCCTTATTCTATTAAGCCTTTTTTTGTTGATACCCAAACACACTCTATTAGCTTAAACAATATTCACCAAATTTATGAGAGAGTGAAAAAACACAATAGAGATGAAGTCCAAGAAAAAAGTTCAATGATGAATCCACCCAAAAGGCCCAATATCAACTACGGTCCACTTGTCTGTCATGAAAGAGAGATGCTACAAAAgaatgaatcacttttttcTACCAAAGATGCCAAGCTTAAAGCTATAGGTGCAATTGTCTTCAATGATGAAGGAAAGATTGGTTCTACTTCAGAGagcaaaaataatacaaaagaacaagaagatgatgatttggaTCTTTCCCTTCATTTATAG